One segment of Yersinia kristensenii DNA contains the following:
- a CDS encoding MASE1 domain-containing sensor histidine kinase: MWQLRSVGLSLFLAIFFSLSWLALWTISFYLSDDGLHAVLLLPQGLRLALMILLPRRYWSVLLLTECAALWWLHSEQLQPTVLIMLSPFLSLLPAVLTQRFWHHYTLYWQRLLILLAAVTGNSLLHGLVLGFWLPLPLTQILLATFTGGILLVPFTYLIYEYLKQQHIRNLFSQQMPDPPLRTSLLIWCSLIFAIGVCVQIAIAPNMERLLLIFVFLPNVFMAYKFGWQGGVLAAVLGSLMITVTRQASGAFHDLAELELFLSTQALLGLTLGIAISRQQQLAQHLHRYRNQLEQELQTRRKLMKRLVRTEEDVRKEIARELHDEIGQNITAIQIQAMLVNRSAPSPAAQSAANQISSLSQRIHQTTRQLLRQLRPPVLDEMPLDQALHHLAEEFAFAEQGIHFQLDYALPATPGEDVVVFTLYRLVQELLNNINKHANASNIQVSLRLSDNIITLEVRDDGTGIPVQPQGGGLGLRGIEERVRALGGDWLLQRRLGTRVVVNLPTHVRTSDSVSLPTELNQTSS; this comes from the coding sequence ATGTGGCAATTGCGCTCAGTGGGGCTATCGCTGTTTCTGGCTATTTTCTTCTCACTGAGTTGGCTGGCGCTGTGGACCATTAGTTTTTATCTGAGTGACGATGGTTTACACGCCGTTTTATTACTGCCGCAAGGTCTGCGGCTGGCATTGATGATATTGCTGCCGCGCCGCTATTGGTCAGTCTTGTTACTGACGGAATGCGCCGCATTGTGGTGGCTGCACAGTGAACAATTACAGCCTACCGTATTGATTATGCTGTCACCTTTCCTCAGTTTGCTGCCCGCCGTGCTGACCCAACGTTTTTGGCACCATTACACCCTTTATTGGCAACGGCTGTTGATATTGCTCGCCGCCGTCACCGGTAACAGCCTGCTACATGGATTGGTGCTGGGCTTCTGGTTGCCGTTACCGTTAACCCAGATACTGCTCGCCACCTTTACCGGCGGCATTCTGTTAGTGCCGTTCACCTATCTCATCTATGAATATTTAAAGCAACAGCATATCCGCAACTTGTTCTCTCAACAGATGCCCGATCCACCGCTGCGCACCTCGCTGCTGATTTGGTGCTCACTTATTTTTGCCATTGGGGTTTGCGTGCAAATCGCTATTGCCCCCAATATGGAGCGATTGCTGCTGATTTTTGTCTTTCTGCCCAATGTGTTTATGGCTTACAAATTCGGCTGGCAAGGTGGGGTGTTGGCGGCAGTGTTAGGCAGCCTGATGATAACCGTGACCCGCCAGGCCAGCGGGGCATTTCATGATTTGGCTGAACTGGAATTATTTCTCTCCACTCAAGCGCTGTTAGGGCTGACATTGGGGATCGCTATCAGCCGCCAACAGCAATTAGCACAACATCTGCACCGTTACCGCAATCAGTTGGAGCAAGAACTGCAAACCCGCCGCAAACTGATGAAACGCTTAGTGCGTACCGAGGAAGATGTGCGCAAAGAAATTGCTCGCGAGCTGCACGACGAAATCGGCCAAAACATCACCGCGATTCAAATTCAGGCGATGCTGGTCAACCGCAGTGCGCCCTCCCCAGCGGCACAATCTGCAGCTAATCAAATCAGTAGCTTATCACAACGTATTCACCAAACCACCCGCCAACTGCTACGCCAATTGCGCCCACCGGTGCTGGATGAAATGCCATTGGATCAAGCCCTACACCATCTGGCAGAAGAGTTTGCTTTCGCCGAGCAAGGTATTCATTTCCAATTGGATTATGCACTGCCCGCGACACCCGGCGAAGATGTAGTGGTGTTTACACTTTACCGATTGGTGCAGGAACTGCTCAACAACATTAATAAGCACGCTAATGCCAGCAATATTCAGGTTAGCCTGCGCCTGTCCGACAATATCATCACATTGGAAGTCCGTGATGACGGCACGGGAATTCCCGTGCAACCGCAAGGCGGCGGATTGGGTTTGCGCGGTATTGAAGAGCGCGTGCGCGCTCTGGGCGGCGACTGGTTATTGCAACGCCGTTTAGGAACCCGGGTGGTGGTCAATCTGCCCACCCATGTCCGCACCAGCGACTCTGTGAGCCTGCCCACAGAACTGAATCAAACCTCCTCATAA
- the fbpC gene encoding ferric ABC transporter ATP-binding protein yields the protein MTNENYESDKKQGSDKKHFVELKHVSKRFGTNTVIDDLNLAIPKGEMVTLLGPSGCGKTTVLRLVAGLEKPTGGQIFIDGEDVTDRSIQQRDICMVFQSYALFPHMSLGENIGYGLKMLGRPKDEIRERVKEALALVDLDGFADRFVDQISGGQQQRVALARALILKPKVLLFDEPLSNLDANLRRSMRDKIRELQQQFNITSLYVTHDQSEAFAVSDTVLVMNKGKIMQIGAPQELYRHPASHFMASFMGDANVFPARINSDSVEIFGYHIPRPQGFADGYQQTTVGVRPEAITLSQQGDSSQRCTINKVAYMGPQYEVLVDWQGQSLLLQVNATQLQPAPGDSYYLQIHPYGMFVLTDAPE from the coding sequence ATGACTAACGAAAACTATGAATCTGATAAGAAACAGGGATCTGATAAGAAACATTTTGTCGAACTCAAACATGTCAGCAAGCGTTTCGGCACCAATACCGTTATCGATGATTTAAATCTGGCTATTCCAAAAGGCGAAATGGTCACACTATTGGGGCCGTCCGGTTGTGGCAAAACCACCGTGTTACGCTTGGTTGCTGGGTTGGAAAAACCCACTGGCGGGCAAATTTTTATCGATGGTGAAGATGTCACTGACAGATCAATCCAGCAGCGCGATATTTGTATGGTATTTCAGTCCTATGCCCTGTTTCCGCATATGTCGCTCGGCGAAAACATTGGCTATGGCCTAAAAATGTTAGGTCGCCCGAAAGATGAAATTCGCGAACGAGTGAAAGAAGCGCTGGCACTGGTTGATTTAGACGGGTTTGCTGACCGTTTTGTTGATCAAATATCGGGGGGGCAACAACAACGTGTCGCACTGGCAAGGGCGCTTATCCTGAAGCCCAAAGTGCTGCTGTTTGATGAACCGCTCAGTAACCTGGATGCCAACCTACGCCGCAGCATGCGCGATAAAATTCGTGAATTACAGCAGCAGTTCAATATTACTTCGCTGTATGTTACGCACGACCAAAGCGAGGCTTTTGCCGTTTCTGATACCGTATTGGTCATGAATAAAGGCAAAATCATGCAAATTGGCGCGCCGCAGGAATTATACCGCCACCCAGCCTCTCACTTTATGGCCAGTTTTATGGGGGATGCCAACGTCTTCCCAGCACGGATCAACAGTGATAGTGTCGAAATTTTTGGTTATCACATTCCTCGCCCACAAGGATTTGCTGATGGATATCAGCAAACTACAGTGGGAGTAAGGCCTGAAGCCATTACCTTGAGCCAACAAGGTGACTCAAGTCAGCGCTGCACGATCAATAAAGTGGCTTATATGGGGCCACAATATGAAGTTCTGGTGGATTGGCAAGGCCAATCATTATTATTGCAAGTGAATGCCACGCAATTACAACCGGCCCCCGGCGACAGCTATTATCTGCAAATTCATCCGTATGGCATGTTCGTCTTAACGGATGCTCCAGAATAA
- a CDS encoding response regulator transcription factor: MINVALIDDHIVVRSGFAQLLSLEKDIRIIGEYGSAAEAWSNLPAIDVHVAVMDISMPDESGLSLLKRLRQKMPHFRAIILSIYDTTAFVQSAMDAGASGYLTKRCGPDELVQALRTVNGGGLYLCADALRALRHMPQQPQQLAVLTPREKEIFQLLINGISVKSIADQLSLSHKTVHVHRANILGKLNCETTVELVHFALQHQLLAGN, encoded by the coding sequence ATGATTAATGTCGCGTTGATAGATGACCATATTGTTGTCCGCTCTGGTTTTGCCCAGTTATTATCGCTGGAGAAAGATATACGAATTATTGGCGAATATGGATCAGCGGCAGAGGCCTGGAGTAATCTGCCCGCGATAGATGTACACGTCGCCGTAATGGATATTTCAATGCCAGACGAAAGCGGGTTAAGCCTGCTCAAGCGCCTGCGCCAGAAAATGCCACATTTTCGTGCCATTATTTTGAGTATTTATGACACTACCGCATTTGTGCAAAGTGCTATGGATGCTGGTGCCAGCGGCTATCTGACTAAGCGCTGTGGCCCGGATGAGTTGGTTCAGGCGCTACGCACTGTCAATGGCGGTGGCCTCTATTTGTGTGCCGATGCCCTGCGCGCCTTGCGCCATATGCCGCAGCAGCCGCAACAACTGGCAGTATTGACACCGCGCGAGAAAGAAATTTTCCAGTTATTAATCAATGGAATTAGTGTCAAATCTATTGCTGATCAATTATCACTCAGCCACAAAACTGTCCATGTTCATCGCGCCAATATTCTGGGCAAACTGAATTGCGAAACGACGGTCGAGCTGGTGCACTTTGCGCTGCAACATCAATTACTGGCAGGGAACTGA
- the dpiA gene encoding two-component response regulator DpiA → MECLNILVVEDETPLAEMHAEFIKQSSHCHEVWLAGNLQQARSMVARFHPDLILLDNYLPDGSGLALLRELTLQGFSGGIIFVTAASDSETVSEAIRYGVFDYLIKPVAYERLEQSLARYSHRHQVLQDGTKVNQRQIDEMYNTYARGEQKVTLPLGIDQMTLDKIQTLFSDNADEYTAENVAKILGLSRTTARRHLEFCAANHALQAEIIYGKVGRPQRIYHSKKSV, encoded by the coding sequence ATGGAATGTCTTAATATTTTAGTGGTAGAAGACGAAACACCACTGGCAGAAATGCATGCAGAATTTATCAAGCAAAGCAGCCATTGCCATGAAGTTTGGCTGGCAGGCAATTTGCAGCAAGCCCGCAGTATGGTGGCTCGCTTTCATCCTGATTTAATTCTATTGGATAACTATTTGCCCGATGGTAGCGGCTTGGCATTATTGCGCGAACTGACCTTGCAGGGGTTCTCTGGCGGGATTATTTTTGTCACTGCGGCCAGTGACAGCGAGACGGTCTCTGAAGCTATCCGCTACGGGGTTTTCGATTACCTGATAAAACCGGTGGCCTACGAGCGACTCGAACAATCTCTGGCTCGCTACAGCCATCGCCATCAAGTTTTGCAAGATGGTACCAAAGTCAATCAGCGTCAGATTGATGAAATGTACAATACCTATGCGCGTGGCGAGCAAAAAGTGACCTTGCCATTGGGTATCGACCAAATGACATTGGATAAAATTCAGACGCTATTTAGTGATAATGCCGACGAATACACCGCTGAAAATGTCGCGAAAATCCTTGGATTAAGCCGCACTACCGCCCGCCGGCATCTGGAGTTCTGCGCCGCTAATCATGCCCTACAAGCCGAGATTATTTATGGCAAAGTGGGCCGACCACAGCGTATCTACCACAGTAAAAAATCAGTGTGA
- a CDS encoding ABC transporter substrate-binding protein, with protein sequence MKLLPLSAFVAAGLALSAFTTVAKAEGRLVIYCSATNAMCEEEAKAFGEKYDVKTSFIRNGSGSTLAKVDAEKKNPQADVWYGGTLDPQSQAGEMDLLYPYASPNLAQIMPQFRDPAKRKGNYSSAVYIGILGLGVNTDRLKEKGLPEPKCWKDLTNPIYKGEIQIADPQSSGTAYTALATFSQLWGEDAAFDYLKKLNANVSQYTKSGIAPARNAARGETTIGIGFLHDYSLEKEKGAPLKLISPCEGSGYEIGGVSILKGARNLDNAKLFVDWVLSKDAQELAWQKGQSYQILTNTTAATSPNSLKLDDLKLINYDMDTYGATEMRKKLITKWVNDVKMGK encoded by the coding sequence ATGAAACTCTTACCTCTCTCAGCATTCGTCGCCGCGGGCCTCGCACTGAGCGCCTTTACCACTGTCGCCAAAGCGGAAGGCCGTTTGGTGATTTATTGCAGTGCCACCAATGCGATGTGTGAAGAAGAAGCCAAAGCGTTCGGCGAAAAATACGATGTCAAAACCAGCTTTATTCGCAATGGCTCCGGCAGCACACTGGCTAAAGTCGATGCAGAGAAAAAGAACCCACAGGCTGATGTCTGGTATGGCGGTACTCTGGATCCGCAGTCTCAGGCCGGTGAAATGGATTTACTCTATCCCTACGCCTCTCCTAATCTGGCGCAAATCATGCCGCAATTCCGCGATCCGGCCAAACGCAAAGGTAACTATTCCTCTGCGGTATATATCGGCATCTTAGGATTGGGGGTGAATACCGACCGCCTGAAAGAAAAAGGCCTGCCAGAGCCGAAGTGCTGGAAAGACCTGACCAACCCAATTTACAAAGGTGAAATCCAGATTGCCGATCCGCAAAGCTCTGGCACCGCCTACACCGCACTGGCCACTTTCTCACAATTGTGGGGTGAAGATGCCGCATTCGATTACCTGAAAAAACTCAATGCCAACGTGTCGCAATACACTAAATCTGGCATCGCCCCCGCCCGTAATGCCGCACGTGGTGAAACCACCATCGGCATTGGCTTCTTACATGATTACTCACTGGAAAAAGAAAAAGGCGCACCGCTGAAACTGATTTCACCTTGCGAAGGTTCTGGCTATGAAATTGGCGGCGTCAGTATTCTGAAAGGCGCACGGAACCTGGATAACGCCAAGTTATTCGTTGACTGGGTATTGTCAAAAGACGCGCAAGAGTTGGCATGGCAGAAAGGCCAGTCTTACCAAATTCTGACCAACACCACCGCAGCGACCTCCCCTAACTCACTCAAGCTCGATGACTTGAAATTGATTAATTACGACATGGACACTTACGGTGCCACCGAAATGCGTAAGAAGTTGATCACCAAGTGGGTCAATGACGTCAAGATGGGCAAATAG
- a CDS encoding ABC transporter permease: MTHSHVLRLPQTRDTIFYWLAFSVAAFALLPAFSLDYGLLDASRSELLAAYGWSSLNISTVWFALPLVLLFRPLSPQGREHRARHLFDAGYALFCALFVVITSAWVERGLGFATIGLFIALGAVITLALARLEWLGGDRFVLGSLVTIIALISVFILFPSIAIFIPVFTDESGAFAPWQFMAILGQAHILQVIWNSFVLSVAVGIGCTFFGMVLAIYTTRIAKRSALLGRIFSILPIVTPPFVVGLGVTLMMGRSGYVTELMVTWFGLTNTNWLYGFTGIWLAQVLAFTPMSFMILDGAIKTIHPSLEEASYTLRASRWQTFRQVFLPLLKPALANSFLIVIVQSLADFSNPLVLGGNFDVLATQIYFYITGAQLDYPAASTLGVILLMFSLFIFCIQYMWIGKRSYVTISGKSSRGDVQPLPVSLVWGTTAMLYVWIAFNVLLYGSIFYGSFTVNWGVDYTLTLNNFNQLFGQGFSDGAWPSLLDTLLYAGIAAPITAALGLLIAYIVVRQQFRGKKTIEFSTMLCFAVPGTVAGVSYILAFNSAPVYLTGTAAIVIISMVMRNVPVGIRAGIAGLGQLDKSLDEASLSLRAGSLRTVIYILLPLLRPAILSALIYSFVRAMTTVSAIVFLVTPDTRVATSYILNRVEDGEYGIAIAYGSILIVVMLAIIFLFDYLVGEARIARSKASNAE; the protein is encoded by the coding sequence ATGACTCACTCACATGTTCTGCGGCTCCCGCAGACACGGGATACCATTTTCTATTGGTTGGCTTTCTCCGTGGCTGCTTTTGCCTTACTACCTGCGTTCAGTTTGGATTATGGCCTACTTGATGCCAGCCGTTCTGAGCTACTGGCCGCCTATGGCTGGTCAAGCTTAAATATCAGTACTGTATGGTTTGCCTTGCCATTAGTGCTGCTTTTCCGGCCGCTTTCGCCCCAAGGGCGCGAACATCGTGCTCGCCACCTATTTGATGCCGGCTACGCCCTATTTTGCGCCTTATTCGTGGTGATCACCTCAGCCTGGGTCGAGCGCGGGCTGGGTTTCGCGACTATCGGGTTGTTCATCGCCTTGGGCGCTGTCATTACGTTAGCGCTAGCTCGCCTTGAATGGCTGGGAGGCGATCGTTTTGTCCTCGGATCGCTGGTCACCATTATCGCGCTAATCAGCGTCTTTATTCTGTTTCCTAGTATCGCTATCTTCATTCCGGTGTTTACCGATGAAAGCGGGGCTTTTGCGCCATGGCAATTTATGGCCATCCTCGGGCAAGCGCATATCCTGCAAGTAATCTGGAACTCATTTGTGTTGTCGGTGGCGGTGGGGATTGGCTGCACCTTCTTTGGCATGGTGTTAGCCATATACACCACGAGAATTGCTAAACGCTCAGCATTGCTGGGGCGAATCTTCTCAATTCTGCCAATTGTCACTCCGCCATTCGTGGTTGGGTTGGGTGTCACCTTGATGATGGGCCGTTCCGGTTACGTGACCGAGTTAATGGTCACTTGGTTCGGGCTGACCAATACTAACTGGCTCTATGGTTTTACCGGTATTTGGTTGGCGCAAGTTTTAGCCTTTACGCCGATGTCATTTATGATCCTCGACGGCGCAATTAAAACGATTCACCCGTCACTGGAAGAAGCCTCCTATACCTTGCGCGCCAGCCGCTGGCAGACTTTTCGGCAAGTGTTTCTGCCGCTGTTAAAACCGGCATTGGCCAACTCATTCTTGATAGTCATCGTACAATCACTGGCGGATTTCAGTAACCCGCTGGTATTGGGGGGGAACTTTGACGTGCTCGCCACGCAAATCTACTTCTATATTACCGGCGCACAACTTGATTATCCGGCGGCCTCGACCCTGGGTGTCATTCTGCTGATGTTCTCGCTGTTTATCTTCTGTATCCAGTATATGTGGATAGGCAAGCGCTCCTACGTCACCATCTCCGGTAAATCTTCGCGTGGTGATGTTCAGCCATTACCGGTCTCTCTGGTGTGGGGCACAACCGCCATGTTGTATGTGTGGATTGCGTTTAACGTGTTGCTGTATGGCAGCATTTTCTACGGCAGTTTTACCGTCAACTGGGGGGTTGATTATACCCTGACACTGAATAACTTTAACCAGCTATTTGGGCAAGGATTCAGTGATGGCGCATGGCCTTCGCTGCTCGATACGCTGCTCTATGCGGGTATCGCCGCCCCTATCACCGCTGCTCTGGGTCTGCTCATTGCCTATATCGTGGTGCGCCAGCAATTCCGTGGCAAAAAAACTATCGAATTCAGCACGATGCTATGTTTCGCCGTACCGGGCACTGTTGCTGGGGTTTCCTATATTCTGGCCTTTAACAGTGCGCCGGTATATCTGACTGGCACTGCTGCCATCGTCATTATCTCCATGGTGATGCGAAATGTGCCCGTCGGGATACGTGCCGGGATTGCGGGTCTTGGGCAACTGGACAAATCGCTGGATGAGGCCTCGCTCAGCTTACGAGCGGGTTCGCTGCGTACCGTGATTTATATTTTGCTGCCATTGCTGCGTCCGGCAATTTTATCGGCGCTGATTTATAGCTTTGTGCGGGCGATGACTACCGTCAGTGCCATTGTTTTCCTGGTGACACCGGATACGCGAGTCGCCACCTCCTACATCCTTAACCGGGTGGAAGATGGTGAATATGGCATCGCAATTGCCTATGGCTCAATTCTGATTGTGGTGATGCTCGCCATCATCTTCCTGTTTGATTATCTGGTTGGCGAAGCGCGTATTGCCCGCTCGAAAGCCAGTAATGCTGAATAA
- the dpiB gene encoding sensor histidine kinase DpiB, whose product MLIKVSNVSTPSADRFTSGKLKWRSRIWSRLQNMAFPLRIFLLLLTVSILLVGALDRFLSHNFEQYLLDQVSKTAMNQAKIIASMDSVVNAVKHRDKAQLAHIVGRLGNTSDLDYLVIGDTQSIRLYHPNPEMIGYPMQWTKPGALERGESYIIFGKGSIGEAMRAKTPIRDEQGKIIGVVSLGYLISKIDHWRLIYLLPLTHSFILVLGVLLLLSWLFAHHIRRQMMGMEPKEIARVLRQQEALFGAVFEGLLAVDPEGRITAINQNARKMLHISATPQQLIGRKVSEVVSPDHFFLDQSGDNRQDELCTLNGLNAIANRAGIWSEEGVFQGWVVSFRSQDDIHTLSAQLSQIKQYVENLRTVRHEHLNWMSTMSGLLQMKEFDRALEMVKTESSSHQALIDMLRTAFNNRQIAALLFGKYHRAKELGLNLNFVPGCQLSHLPTTIGENELAAIVGNLLDNAFEASLKNPEGDKQVEIYLSDEGDDVILEVADHGCGIDPQLQDSLFERGASSKNSDEHGIGLYLVATYVQQSGGTITIEENPPRGTLFTVFIPKTH is encoded by the coding sequence ATGTTAATTAAGGTGAGTAATGTGTCGACCCCCTCTGCCGATCGCTTTACATCAGGCAAATTAAAATGGCGCAGCCGGATATGGAGCCGGTTGCAAAATATGGCTTTCCCACTGCGCATATTTCTTCTGCTATTAACCGTCTCTATTCTGTTAGTCGGGGCGCTGGATCGCTTTCTCAGCCATAACTTTGAGCAATACTTGCTGGATCAAGTCAGTAAAACCGCAATGAATCAGGCCAAAATAATTGCCTCAATGGATTCGGTAGTGAATGCCGTTAAACATCGCGATAAAGCGCAATTGGCCCACATTGTCGGGCGACTTGGAAATACATCAGACCTTGATTACCTCGTCATTGGGGATACTCAGTCAATTCGCCTGTATCACCCCAATCCTGAGATGATTGGCTACCCGATGCAATGGACCAAACCCGGCGCACTGGAAAGGGGCGAGAGCTACATTATTTTTGGTAAAGGCTCTATCGGCGAAGCCATGCGGGCTAAAACCCCCATCCGCGATGAACAGGGGAAGATCATTGGCGTGGTTTCTCTGGGTTATCTGATCAGCAAAATAGACCACTGGCGGCTGATTTATCTGCTGCCACTCACCCACTCTTTTATCCTCGTGCTGGGTGTATTGCTACTGCTGTCATGGCTGTTTGCCCATCATATCCGCCGCCAGATGATGGGGATGGAACCGAAAGAGATCGCACGCGTATTGCGCCAGCAAGAAGCTTTGTTCGGGGCCGTATTTGAAGGGCTATTAGCGGTTGATCCTGAGGGAAGGATCACTGCAATCAATCAAAATGCGCGTAAAATGCTGCACATCTCCGCCACGCCACAGCAATTGATTGGCCGAAAAGTCAGTGAGGTGGTCTCTCCTGACCACTTCTTCCTCGATCAAAGTGGCGATAACCGCCAGGATGAGCTGTGTACCTTAAATGGCTTAAACGCCATTGCCAACCGGGCGGGTATCTGGTCGGAAGAGGGCGTATTTCAAGGCTGGGTGGTGAGTTTTCGTAGTCAGGATGATATTCATACTCTCAGTGCCCAACTCAGCCAGATTAAGCAATATGTCGAAAATCTGCGCACGGTGCGCCATGAGCATCTCAATTGGATGTCGACCATGAGTGGGCTGTTGCAGATGAAAGAGTTTGATCGGGCACTGGAAATGGTCAAAACCGAATCCTCTTCTCATCAAGCACTGATTGATATGTTGCGCACCGCATTTAATAACCGGCAAATTGCTGCGTTATTATTTGGTAAATACCACCGGGCCAAGGAGTTAGGGCTGAATTTGAACTTTGTCCCCGGCTGCCAGTTAAGTCATTTACCCACCACTATCGGCGAAAATGAACTGGCTGCCATCGTGGGGAATCTGCTGGATAATGCGTTTGAGGCCAGCCTAAAAAACCCTGAAGGTGATAAGCAAGTTGAAATTTATCTGTCCGATGAAGGTGATGATGTGATTTTAGAAGTCGCCGATCACGGCTGCGGTATCGACCCACAATTGCAAGATAGCCTGTTTGAACGGGGTGCCAGTTCTAAAAATTCAGATGAACACGGCATCGGCCTGTATCTGGTCGCCACCTATGTGCAGCAAAGTGGCGGCACCATTACGATAGAAGAGAATCCGCCACGCGGCACCTTATTTACCGTCTTTATTCCGAAGACACATTAA
- the uhpC gene encoding MFS transporter family glucose-6-phosphate receptor UhpC yields MSAPPLSSKTLPPEPLTPEQVNARYRYWRPRLMAAMVMGYAAFYLTRKSVNYAMPVMQLELGLDKGDIGLLGTLFYLAYGGSKFVSGIVSDRTQARWIMGIGLMMTGILNVVFTLCHSLPALLVVWTLNGFFQGWGWPPCAKLLSTWYSRNERGTWWGCWNTSISIGGAAVPLLSAFLASHYGWQSALLVPGAIGIVLGIWLCWQLCDKPQQQGLPTIGQWRRDPQDQWQEQQSPPMPMGRIFRDAILRNRTIWLLGVSYVLVYLIRIALNDWGNIWLAESHGVNLLSANATLSLFELGGLFGAWFAGWGSDLLFRGQRAPMILLFALGLFLTMTALWLAPVDNYPLLSVTFFSIGFFVFGPQMLIGLAATEYTHKDAAGTVTGFLGLFAYLGAALAGWPLAQVLQHYGWQGFFALLTLASAGVGLLLMPLLMTGINRLKTVR; encoded by the coding sequence ATGTCAGCACCGCCATTGTCGTCAAAGACTTTACCCCCTGAGCCTTTGACGCCGGAACAGGTGAATGCGCGCTATCGCTACTGGCGTCCACGCCTGATGGCCGCCATGGTGATGGGCTATGCCGCCTTTTATCTCACACGCAAAAGTGTCAACTATGCCATGCCAGTGATGCAACTGGAGTTGGGGTTGGATAAAGGGGATATCGGCTTACTGGGCACCCTGTTTTATTTGGCCTACGGCGGCTCAAAATTTGTGTCCGGCATCGTGAGTGACCGCACCCAAGCGCGCTGGATTATGGGCATCGGTTTGATGATGACCGGGATACTGAATGTGGTGTTTACCCTGTGCCACTCTCTGCCCGCCTTGTTGGTGGTCTGGACTTTAAATGGTTTCTTTCAGGGTTGGGGATGGCCGCCTTGTGCCAAATTACTCAGCACATGGTATTCGCGCAATGAGCGCGGAACCTGGTGGGGGTGTTGGAATACCTCCATCAGTATTGGCGGGGCTGCCGTGCCATTGTTATCAGCCTTTCTGGCCTCGCACTATGGCTGGCAGTCCGCACTGTTAGTACCAGGGGCCATCGGCATCGTATTAGGTATTTGGCTATGTTGGCAATTGTGCGACAAGCCACAACAGCAAGGTTTGCCGACCATCGGCCAATGGCGGCGTGACCCGCAGGATCAGTGGCAAGAGCAGCAAAGCCCACCAATGCCGATGGGGCGTATTTTTCGCGATGCTATTTTGCGCAATCGCACCATCTGGCTATTAGGCGTTTCTTATGTGCTGGTCTATCTGATCCGCATCGCCCTCAATGACTGGGGCAATATTTGGTTGGCGGAGAGCCATGGCGTCAATTTGCTCAGTGCCAACGCCACTTTATCGCTATTTGAGTTAGGTGGGTTATTTGGCGCGTGGTTCGCTGGCTGGGGGTCGGATTTGTTATTTCGTGGTCAGCGCGCACCAATGATTTTGTTATTCGCACTGGGGCTGTTTCTGACCATGACCGCCCTGTGGCTGGCACCGGTAGATAACTATCCACTGCTGTCCGTGACCTTTTTCAGTATTGGTTTTTTTGTTTTTGGGCCACAGATGCTCATTGGCCTGGCGGCCACCGAATATACCCATAAAGATGCTGCCGGTACGGTCACTGGGTTTCTCGGGTTATTTGCTTATCTCGGGGCAGCTCTGGCGGGGTGGCCGCTGGCACAAGTATTACAACATTATGGCTGGCAAGGCTTTTTTGCCCTGTTAACACTGGCATCGGCTGGCGTTGGGTTGTTATTGATGCCGCTGCTGATGACCGGCATTAATCGATTAAAAACAGTCCGTTAA